One region of Candidatus Aegiribacteria sp. genomic DNA includes:
- a CDS encoding MoxR family ATPase: MSRQLIEELEKQIESEKPLLDKLESVFSSVIVGQDEFRQGLMTALLCDGHVLIEGVPGLAKTLAARTLSRCVMASFSRLQFTPDLLPADLTGTMIFQPETSTFTARKGPLFAQFILADEINRAPAKVQSALLEAMQERQVTFGGKTYPLPSPFFVMATQNPIEQEGTYPLPEAQVDRFIMKLKIDYPTAVEEVEILRRTGGKPLPDIEPVISTEKVIELQKLSSSVIVEDGVLDYMVRLVSATRHPRQAGLKDIDDLITVGASPRGSLGLLAASRARAFLHGSSFVSPSTVKEVAHDVLRHRIILSFEAEAEEVGVEEIIDRILNRIPVK; this comes from the coding sequence ATGTCAAGACAGCTGATTGAAGAACTCGAGAAACAGATTGAATCGGAAAAACCTCTGCTGGATAAACTGGAGTCTGTTTTTTCCAGTGTTATCGTTGGGCAGGATGAATTCCGTCAGGGATTAATGACTGCGCTTCTCTGTGATGGTCATGTTCTTATCGAAGGTGTGCCAGGACTGGCAAAAACGCTTGCTGCCAGAACTCTTTCCAGGTGCGTAATGGCATCATTCTCAAGATTGCAGTTCACGCCTGATCTTCTGCCTGCGGATCTGACAGGCACAATGATATTTCAACCGGAAACAAGTACATTCACCGCAAGAAAAGGACCTCTTTTCGCGCAGTTCATACTTGCTGATGAAATTAACAGAGCTCCGGCCAAGGTTCAGAGCGCTCTGCTAGAGGCAATGCAGGAGCGACAGGTTACATTCGGCGGCAAGACATATCCTCTGCCGTCTCCATTCTTCGTTATGGCCACACAGAATCCGATTGAACAGGAGGGCACTTATCCGTTGCCTGAAGCTCAGGTGGACAGATTTATAATGAAACTGAAAATCGACTACCCAACAGCTGTTGAGGAAGTTGAAATATTACGAAGGACAGGAGGCAAACCTCTTCCGGATATTGAACCGGTGATATCAACTGAAAAGGTTATAGAACTTCAGAAACTCTCCTCCAGCGTAATCGTTGAAGATGGAGTACTTGACTATATGGTCAGGCTGGTTTCCGCCACACGGCACCCGAGACAGGCTGGATTGAAGGATATTGATGATCTCATCACCGTTGGAGCCAGTCCAAGAGGCTCACTTGGTCTTCTTGCAGCATCAAGAGCGAGGGCATTCCTCCACGGATCATCATTTGTTTCACCTTCAACAGTAAAAGAAGTTGCTCATGATGTTCTCAGACACAGAATAATTCTCTCATTCGAAGCTGAAGCGGAAGAAGTGGGTGTAGAGGAGATAATAGACAGAATACTAAACAGGATTCCGGTCAAGTAA